A DNA window from Agarivorans sp. TSD2052 contains the following coding sequences:
- a CDS encoding helix-turn-helix domain-containing protein, whose amino-acid sequence MNPSSSLAQVLALPSQSHHHSHNYYQVVIGLQGQTEFDIQGQGNLVGPGQGCLVPASSEHAFTGLGRNQILVVNLPLNTEQGLQDKVNQLFERKAYFQLTNQSQILIGALCHEILSQPQEQLLGEACAHTLVCVLQNQLAQAKPQRTLRLQMDSIDRYIHQHLHQKISVAQLAGAVYLAESQFYRLFGQQNGITPHQYVLRKRFELAKQLLSEEKLSLQQISDSCGFASQSSFTSAFSAFFGQSPARYKRNNS is encoded by the coding sequence ATGAATCCATCATCCAGCTTAGCTCAAGTATTAGCGTTACCTAGCCAATCACACCACCATAGTCACAACTACTATCAGGTGGTGATCGGGCTGCAGGGGCAAACCGAATTCGACATTCAAGGCCAAGGTAATTTAGTGGGCCCAGGCCAAGGCTGTCTGGTGCCAGCGAGCTCCGAGCATGCCTTTACTGGTTTAGGGCGCAACCAAATTTTAGTGGTCAACTTGCCGCTAAACACCGAACAAGGCCTTCAAGATAAAGTAAATCAACTATTTGAAAGAAAAGCTTATTTTCAACTTACCAATCAATCTCAAATACTCATCGGGGCACTGTGTCATGAGATCCTAAGCCAGCCGCAAGAGCAACTATTGGGTGAAGCCTGTGCCCATACGTTGGTGTGTGTGCTGCAAAACCAGTTGGCGCAAGCAAAACCGCAACGAACGCTGCGCTTACAAATGGATAGCATTGATCGTTACATTCATCAGCACCTGCATCAAAAAATCAGTGTCGCGCAATTGGCGGGTGCAGTTTACTTGGCCGAAAGCCAATTTTACCGTTTATTTGGCCAACAAAATGGCATAACCCCTCATCAATACGTGTTACGTAAACGCTTTGAATTGGCCAAACAGTTACTTAGCGAGGAAAAGCTGAGCCTACAGCAAATTTCCGACAGCTGTGGCTTTGCCAGTCAAAGTAGCTTTACTAGCGCTTTTAGTGCCTTTTTCGGTCAGTCTCCCGCGCGCTATAAACGCAATAACAGTTAA
- the putA gene encoding bifunctional proline dehydrogenase/L-glutamate gamma-semialdehyde dehydrogenase PutA: MLNTPQLDAHFMTQASFIDQPQEQLWRYISPLYCIDESTWLNQLLPLAEPSEKELSQSTGLATQLIERVRSDKNAIQMIDALLLEYSLDTREGILLMCLAEALMRVPDTATADALIRDKMSVADWKSHLKNSDSLFVNASTWGLMLTGKVVSLDQPEAGQPSKLLNRLVNKFSEPVIRQAMHQAMKIMGHQFVLGRNIQEALKNGETPRSRGFSYSFDMLGESALTAEDALKYYNDYHQAISQVATDKPQASNASLAPSVSIKLSALHPRYEAANQARVINEMFNTLLALLVHARQQDVAITIDAEEADRLEISLKLFAKLYQHSALKGWGKFGLVVQAYSKRALPVIAWLAALAKKQGDIIPMRLVKGAYWDTELKLAQQHGHHAYPVYTRKEATDVSYLACARLLLSEHIRGLIFPQFASHNAQTIAAIAAMANHNDYEFQRLHGMGDALYHHVKELLDTDIRIYAPVGSHQDLLPYLVRRLLENGANSSFVHRLVDARCPVTDLTLHPVNQLRTRPCLHNPRIVTPPHLFGEQRLNSMGVASDIESEWLPFEQQVSQFLGQHLWHAQAIIGGQAQCGELHQIHAPYDTQLRVGTVQWANAEQAKQAISFAEQAYPSWRDTDVNQRAAYLLALADKLEQHRHELVALCHREAGKTVLDSIDEIREAVDFLRYYSQQAITNFGQATEQLSFNGHPQATQYRGRGVFVCISPWNFPLAIFIGQISAALVAGNTVVAKPAEQSSLIATRCIELLLETGLPSNAIQLVLGSGAQLGEALSADPRIAGVAFTGSTPTAQKINRLLAKRDAMPVPFIAETGGQNAMIVDSTALPEQVVRDVIRSAFASAGQRCSALRVLYVQQDIAERILQLIQGAMAELSIGNPERLSTDVGPVIDLAAQQKLLAHVEWLQQHAQPIYQVELSPSCNSGTYVAPSAFEITSIEQLDQEHFGPILHVIKYQANQLDRVIDQINQSGFGLTLGVHSRNESTYQHIERRARVGNCYINRDQVGAVVGVQPFGGQGLSGTGPKAGGPHYLYRFAIAVVTPTLASEVQ; the protein is encoded by the coding sequence ATGCTGAACACCCCGCAACTCGACGCTCATTTCATGACGCAAGCTAGCTTTATTGATCAGCCACAGGAACAGCTTTGGCGGTATATCTCGCCACTTTATTGCATTGACGAATCGACTTGGCTAAATCAGTTATTACCTTTAGCTGAACCCAGCGAAAAAGAACTCAGCCAATCTACGGGTTTAGCGACTCAGCTAATTGAACGAGTGCGATCCGATAAAAATGCGATACAAATGATTGATGCCCTGCTGTTGGAATACAGCTTAGATACTCGCGAAGGCATCTTACTAATGTGCTTGGCCGAAGCTTTGATGCGTGTGCCGGATACCGCCACGGCAGATGCCCTAATTCGTGACAAAATGAGCGTGGCCGATTGGAAGTCTCACCTTAAAAACTCTGACTCGTTATTTGTTAATGCTTCGACGTGGGGCTTAATGCTAACCGGTAAAGTGGTTAGCTTAGATCAACCAGAAGCGGGCCAGCCAAGTAAGTTGCTAAATCGACTGGTCAACAAATTTTCTGAGCCCGTAATTCGCCAAGCGATGCACCAAGCAATGAAGATAATGGGTCATCAATTTGTCTTAGGTCGCAATATTCAAGAAGCGCTGAAAAATGGCGAGACACCACGCAGCCGAGGCTTTAGCTATTCATTTGATATGCTGGGTGAATCGGCACTTACCGCTGAAGATGCGCTTAAGTATTATAACGATTACCACCAAGCTATTAGCCAAGTCGCCACTGATAAGCCACAAGCATCTAACGCAAGTCTTGCGCCATCGGTATCAATTAAATTGTCAGCCTTACACCCTCGCTATGAAGCAGCCAATCAAGCGCGGGTAATCAATGAAATGTTTAACACCTTACTCGCACTATTAGTTCATGCTCGCCAACAAGATGTTGCAATTACCATTGATGCTGAAGAAGCCGACCGCTTAGAAATTTCGCTGAAACTGTTTGCTAAGTTATATCAGCATTCTGCACTTAAGGGCTGGGGCAAATTTGGCTTAGTGGTACAAGCTTATTCCAAACGGGCTTTGCCAGTTATAGCGTGGTTAGCGGCCTTAGCAAAAAAACAAGGCGATATCATTCCAATGCGTCTCGTAAAAGGCGCTTACTGGGATACCGAGCTTAAATTGGCTCAGCAACATGGCCACCACGCCTACCCTGTATATACTCGAAAAGAAGCCACTGACGTCAGTTATTTGGCTTGTGCACGCTTGCTGTTAAGTGAACACATTCGTGGCCTGATCTTTCCGCAATTTGCCAGCCACAATGCGCAAACCATAGCCGCAATCGCCGCGATGGCTAACCATAATGATTACGAATTCCAGCGTTTGCACGGTATGGGCGATGCCTTGTATCACCATGTAAAAGAGTTGTTAGATACCGATATTCGAATTTACGCACCAGTGGGTAGTCATCAAGATCTATTGCCTTACTTAGTACGTCGTTTATTAGAAAATGGCGCCAATAGCTCCTTTGTTCATCGCTTGGTTGATGCTCGATGCCCGGTGACTGATTTAACGCTACACCCAGTTAATCAATTACGCACCCGCCCTTGCCTACACAATCCACGGATTGTTACGCCTCCACATTTATTCGGCGAACAGCGCCTTAATTCAATGGGTGTCGCTAGCGATATTGAAAGCGAATGGCTGCCCTTTGAGCAGCAAGTGAGTCAATTTTTGGGGCAACACCTTTGGCATGCTCAAGCAATTATTGGTGGCCAAGCACAGTGTGGGGAGCTACATCAAATCCATGCCCCTTATGATACTCAACTCAGGGTGGGCACCGTGCAATGGGCTAACGCCGAGCAAGCTAAACAAGCCATTAGCTTTGCTGAGCAAGCCTACCCTAGCTGGCGTGATACCGACGTAAACCAACGTGCTGCGTACTTGCTAGCACTGGCCGATAAACTAGAACAACATCGCCACGAGCTGGTTGCCCTATGCCACCGAGAAGCGGGTAAAACGGTTTTAGATAGTATTGATGAAATCCGTGAAGCTGTAGATTTTTTACGTTATTACTCGCAGCAAGCCATTACGAATTTTGGTCAAGCCACTGAGCAGTTAAGTTTTAACGGCCACCCTCAAGCGACCCAATACAGGGGGCGCGGCGTATTTGTATGCATTAGCCCATGGAACTTCCCTTTAGCCATTTTTATTGGCCAAATATCAGCAGCGCTGGTTGCCGGTAATACGGTAGTCGCGAAACCTGCCGAACAAAGCTCATTAATTGCCACACGTTGCATTGAGCTGCTGCTGGAAACAGGCTTACCTAGCAATGCTATTCAACTTGTATTAGGCAGCGGAGCGCAGCTCGGCGAAGCCTTAAGCGCAGATCCTCGGATTGCTGGTGTGGCCTTTACTGGATCTACCCCTACAGCGCAAAAAATAAATCGTTTGCTAGCCAAACGCGATGCTATGCCAGTGCCATTTATTGCCGAAACTGGTGGGCAAAATGCCATGATAGTTGATAGCACCGCGCTACCCGAGCAGGTAGTCCGAGATGTTATTCGCTCAGCGTTTGCATCAGCGGGTCAGCGTTGCTCAGCCTTAAGAGTGTTGTATGTACAACAAGATATTGCCGAGCGAATACTGCAGCTTATTCAAGGCGCAATGGCAGAGCTAAGCATTGGTAACCCTGAACGTTTGAGTACTGATGTTGGCCCAGTGATTGATTTAGCCGCCCAGCAAAAATTACTGGCCCATGTCGAATGGTTACAACAGCATGCCCAGCCGATTTATCAAGTGGAGTTATCGCCCTCATGTAACAGCGGAACCTATGTGGCACCCAGTGCATTTGAGATAACCAGCATTGAGCAACTCGACCAAGAACACTTTGGCCCCATCCTTCATGTGATTAAATACCAAGCAAATCAACTTGATAGGGTGATTGATCAAATTAATCAAAGTGGATTTGGGTTAACCTTAGGCGTGCATAGTCGTAATGAAAGCACTTATCAACACATTGAGCGGCGTGCTCGTGTCGGTAATTGCTACATCAATCGTGACCAGGTAGGTGCGGTAGTTGGCGTACAACCCTTTGGTGGACAAGGCCTTTCAGGCACAGGCCCTAAAGCAGGCGGGCCCCATTATTTATATCGCTTCGCCATTGCTGTCGTCACCCCAACACTAGCCAGCGAGGTGCAATAA
- a CDS encoding aldehyde dehydrogenase family protein, protein MTMPMEVLSQSLSLLEDWQQQSVTQRAQLLERWAQRIVKRAEHFAASASMIRFQCQQASRIIAKQHQLQGPTGETNELYCVGRGTFLIHADETANTVAIAGLISAALVAGNTIICSVAPSAKADLDILLCELLRAGCPDRVAIQLDADASEQLAMQPQLAGIALAASQTTCQHYNQLLAERDGQLAQLVYETDLLNFAHLSEATFCLRFITERTRTINITAVGGNASLLELGSGD, encoded by the coding sequence ATGACTATGCCAATGGAAGTACTAAGCCAAAGCCTTTCCTTATTAGAAGATTGGCAGCAGCAAAGTGTTACGCAACGAGCCCAACTTCTTGAACGATGGGCACAACGAATAGTAAAACGCGCAGAGCACTTTGCAGCAAGTGCCAGTATGATCCGCTTTCAATGCCAACAAGCATCAAGGATTATCGCTAAGCAGCATCAACTGCAAGGGCCAACGGGCGAGACCAACGAGCTGTATTGTGTTGGACGAGGTACCTTTTTAATACACGCCGATGAAACCGCAAATACGGTAGCCATTGCAGGGCTAATAAGTGCCGCACTAGTGGCAGGCAATACCATTATTTGCAGTGTTGCGCCAAGTGCCAAGGCCGACCTCGATATATTGCTCTGTGAGCTGTTAAGAGCAGGCTGCCCTGACCGAGTGGCTATCCAATTGGATGCTGACGCCAGTGAGCAACTAGCCATGCAGCCCCAACTTGCAGGCATTGCATTGGCGGCTAGCCAAACAACTTGCCAGCACTATAACCAGTTATTGGCCGAGCGAGATGGACAACTAGCTCAGCTAGTATACGAAACCGATTTACTCAATTTTGCTCATTTGAGTGAAGCGACATTTTGTTTGCGGTTTATTACTGAACGCACTCGAACCATAAATATTACCGCCGTTGGCGGTAACGCTAGTCTGCTAGAGCTAGGCAGCGGCGATTAA
- the putP gene encoding sodium/proline symporter PutP, with protein MIENSFAISATFIAYLIVMLSIGIYAYKRTSSSEDYFLGGRTLGPWPAALSAGASDMSGWLLLGLPGYAYAAGIESFWLAGGLLVGTWLNWLICAKRLRTYSIVVDNALTIPEFLARRFEDKSKLLQSISAFFILLFFLFYTSSGLVAGGKLFETVFGLDYSTAVIVGTVCVVSYTLFGGFLAVSWTDLVQGLLMSAALMIVPIAAMEGSFGDLSQALTLKNPELLNLWTDVKGEPLSAIAIISLVAWGLGYFGQPHILARFQATRSNKDIGTARRIAVSWTALSMAGALLIGLVGTVYVDSHLGGNIKDGETIFMLLVNAIFHPVIAGILLAAILAAIMSTADSQLLVSSSALAEDFYKQVFRPQASQQEIVRIGRFAVVALSIVALVLAMNPESSVLGLVSYAWAGFGAAFGPALLLSLFWKDMNRNGALAGVVLGGVTVVVWKQLSGGLFDIYEIVPGFILASIAIIVVSKATGGAEASVQKTHDKYEEQLVSLD; from the coding sequence ATGATTGAAAATAGCTTTGCTATCAGTGCCACATTTATAGCCTATCTCATCGTTATGCTATCAATTGGCATTTATGCCTATAAACGCACCTCCAGTTCAGAAGACTACTTCTTAGGAGGGCGCACATTAGGTCCATGGCCAGCCGCCTTATCTGCTGGCGCATCAGACATGAGTGGCTGGTTGCTACTCGGTTTACCTGGTTACGCCTACGCAGCCGGCATTGAATCATTTTGGCTAGCGGGCGGTCTGCTAGTCGGTACCTGGTTAAACTGGCTGATTTGTGCCAAACGCCTACGCACCTACTCTATAGTGGTGGATAACGCGCTTACCATCCCTGAGTTTTTGGCACGCCGTTTTGAAGACAAATCAAAACTACTGCAGTCAATTTCGGCCTTTTTCATCTTGTTATTTTTCTTGTTTTATACCAGTTCAGGCTTAGTCGCTGGCGGTAAATTATTCGAAACTGTATTCGGTTTAGACTACAGCACAGCTGTCATAGTAGGCACCGTATGTGTGGTCTCATATACCTTATTTGGTGGTTTCTTGGCAGTATCATGGACCGATTTAGTGCAAGGTTTGTTAATGTCAGCCGCGCTAATGATTGTACCAATTGCGGCAATGGAAGGTTCTTTTGGCGATTTAAGCCAAGCCCTTACGCTGAAAAACCCTGAGCTTTTAAACCTATGGACCGATGTTAAAGGCGAACCTTTAAGTGCAATTGCAATCATATCCTTGGTGGCTTGGGGCTTGGGGTATTTTGGTCAACCACATATTCTGGCGCGTTTTCAGGCCACCCGTAGCAACAAAGACATCGGTACTGCTCGTCGCATTGCTGTTAGTTGGACCGCCCTATCTATGGCAGGCGCATTACTTATTGGTTTGGTGGGCACGGTATACGTTGACTCTCACTTAGGTGGCAACATAAAAGATGGCGAAACCATTTTTATGTTATTGGTTAATGCCATCTTCCACCCGGTGATTGCTGGTATCCTGCTGGCTGCGATCTTAGCCGCCATTATGAGCACCGCCGATTCGCAACTATTAGTTTCATCGTCAGCACTTGCCGAAGACTTTTACAAACAAGTTTTCCGTCCACAAGCGAGCCAGCAAGAAATAGTACGTATCGGACGTTTTGCGGTGGTGGCCTTATCGATTGTGGCACTGGTATTGGCCATGAACCCCGAAAGCTCGGTGCTGGGTTTAGTGTCTTATGCTTGGGCAGGTTTTGGCGCAGCCTTTGGCCCTGCTTTATTGCTCAGTTTGTTCTGGAAAGATATGAATCGCAATGGGGCCTTGGCTGGGGTGGTGTTAGGCGGAGTCACCGTCGTAGTTTGGAAGCAACTCAGTGGGGGTTTGTTCGACATTTACGAAATTGTTCCCGGTTTCATCTTGGCAAGCATTGCCATTATTGTTGTCAGTAAAGCCACGGGCGGTGCCGAAGCATCAGTTCAAAAAACACATGATAAATACGAAGAGCAATTAGTTAGCCTAGACTAA
- a CDS encoding polysaccharide lyase 6 family protein yields the protein MYRKTCLALVLGLILVGCNSSSTDTTNPIDPVDPVDPVDPVDPSGEPSFGLPDGVLSTEDINCSQVFDSLSGLADATSTEMDAGTTLCLADGEYSGDFQVTFGGSGTADKPIKIAAENPGKAILKGGEVAINMGGSYSQLQGLIFDGVEYGSNLIATRFGTNDLCSDCRISEISILNAVAQDDYGILVHIYGKDIWLDHSVISGKTVANPMISFNRWVDESWDEETQLAELAQGIVVYNNYIANRPPADNKMYASSSDNDYEAIRTGLSATHHYPGNSFIVRNVFERIQGEAEVISNKGSNNVIAYNTIRNSYGSLTNRHGNTNTISNNFILSEDYPFAGGLRIVDDGHTITNNYIESARYKNTSHHGGIVLLGYDGAGDGDNGYQQVENVYIANNTIVDSVNSLNIDGGNKSNQPKEVYLVNNLIDHGIGPVIVQAENGIMPDSSLAGNIFYGQTFSDDDQVSLGTEGIEFYSANLAIGSDNLYRPSDSTPDISAVSDYDNGDFSAPSIDMDGQTRSGVSSAGADEALDSEVALQALNYADVGPNSYRLNKPEAIMLEVDVDNPAFDEGLANWTTSGAEIVTGTDAFSRGASAKLTGASSLSQSIALSTDTPYVVSAFVKGSYQLAIGDLVKLSGVESSSDYTWVSAEFNSGDSTSGTLILSLPEHVTTATDLEDGNLGEFRSNSGSSNVWVQHEGDSEGLGDVGSSGDSAFTDTGSSSSGSARVRFKASASNHDFTATPGLSQTVANIPSNTNMSYSLYYCDNKGDDSLSTLHYGVKDDSGIIIAEAFSHVSDLDDAPQGSVKTCFKQVELAFNSADNTTLEVFAFMQIDTSNSDPEIYASEQFTDDELEVRLDEFSLTYLATPSSNSEGLFDDVRLMSRED from the coding sequence ATGTACCGTAAAACCTGCCTAGCCCTAGTTTTGGGTTTAATTCTCGTTGGATGTAATAGCAGTAGTACAGATACAACAAATCCTATTGACCCTGTAGACCCTGTAGACCCTGTAGACCCAGTGGATCCTTCAGGTGAGCCTAGCTTCGGTTTGCCTGACGGTGTTTTAAGCACTGAAGATATCAACTGTAGCCAAGTATTCGATTCACTATCAGGCCTCGCAGACGCTACGTCTACAGAAATGGACGCAGGTACCACGCTTTGCCTAGCAGATGGTGAATACAGCGGCGATTTCCAAGTCACATTTGGTGGCTCTGGCACCGCAGATAAGCCCATTAAAATTGCTGCAGAAAACCCAGGGAAAGCTATTTTAAAAGGCGGTGAAGTCGCAATTAACATGGGCGGTAGCTACAGCCAGCTGCAAGGACTTATTTTTGATGGCGTAGAATATGGCAGTAACTTAATTGCCACTCGCTTTGGCACTAACGATTTGTGTTCTGATTGTCGCATCAGCGAAATCAGCATTTTGAATGCTGTAGCCCAAGATGATTACGGTATTTTAGTACATATTTATGGTAAAGATATTTGGTTAGATCACAGCGTTATTAGTGGCAAAACTGTGGCTAACCCCATGATTTCATTCAACCGCTGGGTAGATGAATCATGGGATGAAGAGACTCAACTAGCAGAACTCGCTCAAGGTATCGTGGTCTATAATAACTACATTGCTAACCGCCCACCTGCCGACAATAAGATGTACGCTAGCAGTAGCGACAATGATTATGAAGCCATAAGAACAGGCTTAAGTGCCACCCACCACTACCCTGGTAACTCATTTATTGTTCGAAACGTTTTCGAACGGATCCAAGGTGAAGCTGAAGTTATTTCTAACAAAGGCTCTAACAACGTCATCGCTTACAATACTATTCGCAATAGTTACGGCTCATTAACCAACCGTCATGGTAATACCAATACCATCAGCAATAACTTTATTCTTAGTGAAGATTACCCTTTTGCAGGAGGATTAAGAATTGTTGATGACGGCCACACCATTACCAATAACTATATTGAAAGTGCCCGTTATAAAAACACCAGCCACCATGGGGGGATTGTTTTACTCGGTTATGACGGTGCAGGTGATGGTGATAACGGCTACCAACAAGTTGAAAATGTATACATCGCCAATAACACCATCGTAGACAGCGTTAACAGTTTAAATATTGATGGTGGCAATAAATCGAACCAGCCTAAAGAAGTGTACTTAGTCAATAACCTGATTGACCATGGAATTGGGCCTGTCATCGTTCAGGCAGAAAACGGCATAATGCCCGACTCAAGCCTAGCCGGTAATATTTTTTATGGACAAACGTTCTCTGATGATGACCAAGTCTCACTGGGTACCGAAGGCATAGAATTCTATAGTGCAAACTTAGCAATCGGCAGTGATAATTTGTATCGCCCTTCAGATTCTACACCGGATATCAGTGCAGTAAGCGATTACGACAACGGTGATTTTAGCGCACCGAGTATCGACATGGACGGTCAAACTCGTTCTGGTGTCAGCAGCGCTGGGGCTGATGAAGCACTAGATAGCGAGGTTGCCTTACAAGCGCTTAATTACGCTGATGTAGGTCCAAATAGCTATCGTCTTAACAAACCTGAAGCCATTATGCTTGAAGTTGATGTAGACAACCCAGCGTTTGATGAGGGCTTAGCTAACTGGACCACCAGCGGCGCTGAAATAGTAACGGGTACTGATGCATTTTCACGTGGTGCTAGCGCAAAATTAACTGGTGCGAGTAGCTTGAGTCAAAGCATAGCTTTAAGCACCGACACGCCATATGTTGTATCAGCCTTCGTTAAAGGCAGTTATCAACTGGCCATTGGCGACTTGGTAAAACTATCAGGTGTGGAATCAAGCAGTGATTATACTTGGGTAAGCGCCGAGTTTAATTCTGGTGATAGTACTAGCGGCACGCTAATATTAAGCTTGCCTGAGCACGTGACTACGGCCACCGATCTGGAAGACGGCAACTTAGGCGAATTTCGCAGCAATAGTGGCAGTAGTAATGTTTGGGTGCAGCATGAAGGTGATTCAGAGGGCTTAGGCGATGTAGGTAGCTCGGGGGATTCAGCCTTTACTGACACAGGCTCATCATCTAGCGGTTCTGCCCGAGTTCGTTTCAAGGCATCGGCCAGCAACCACGACTTCACCGCGACCCCAGGCCTATCACAAACCGTTGCTAATATACCCAGCAATACCAACATGTCCTACTCACTTTACTACTGTGATAACAAAGGTGATGACTCATTAAGTACCCTACATTATGGGGTAAAAGATGACTCGGGCATAATAATCGCTGAAGCATTTTCTCATGTTAGCGATTTGGATGACGCTCCACAAGGTTCGGTCAAAACCTGCTTTAAACAAGTGGAGTTAGCGTTTAATTCAGCAGACAACACCACACTTGAAGTGTTCGCGTTTATGCAAATAGATACCAGCAATAGCGATCCTGAAATCTACGCCAGTGAGCAATTCACCGATGATGAGTTGGAAGTACGTCTCGATGAATTTAGCTTAACTTACTTGGCTACCCCAAGCTCAAACAGCGAAGGTTTGTTTGATGATGTTCGCTTAATGAGCAGAGAAGATTAA
- the cspE gene encoding transcription antiterminator/RNA stability regulator CspE, translated as MSNKTTGLVKWFNEDKGFGFITQDNGGADVFVHFRAIASEGFKTLAEGQKVSFEVEQGQKGPQAANVTAL; from the coding sequence ATGTCTAATAAAACAACTGGTCTAGTAAAATGGTTTAACGAAGATAAAGGTTTTGGTTTCATTACTCAAGACAATGGCGGTGCAGACGTATTTGTTCACTTCCGTGCTATCGCTTCTGAAGGTTTCAAAACTTTAGCTGAAGGCCAAAAAGTATCTTTTGAAGTAGAGCAGGGCCAAAAAGGTCCTCAAGCGGCTAACGTAACAGCGCTTTAA
- a CDS encoding helix-turn-helix transcriptional regulator gives MLKASLIQSPLIEHRHRAVFCVNSLSGLADALLKKVAIEGVVLLVLDQTGLPIFNYSRGFTEQQLLCYQQHRADDVYINDYLQQPSLWGSLQYLQQRLPLRKIDNPVFLEVIYPSVSFNHTLSGFRSLAYGHRLLLSCHREHRFSVNEQYDMQSLFSLLTDWANQQLSLYHMQQSLLRCRDVNVAMEALTETEWQVLLLLIEGYDGAEIACLRNKSKETIRSQIKSLLRKTGSRNQNQLIARYFTEPHLFQG, from the coding sequence ATGTTAAAAGCGTCTTTAATTCAATCACCATTAATTGAGCATCGTCATCGAGCGGTGTTCTGTGTTAACTCACTGAGTGGGCTGGCTGACGCTTTATTAAAGAAAGTGGCGATTGAAGGTGTAGTGCTGTTGGTGTTGGATCAGACTGGCTTACCTATTTTTAACTACAGTAGGGGCTTTACTGAACAGCAGTTACTGTGTTACCAGCAGCATCGCGCTGATGATGTTTATATAAACGACTATCTACAACAGCCTTCATTGTGGGGCTCTCTCCAATACTTGCAGCAACGTTTGCCTCTGAGAAAGATTGATAACCCGGTATTTCTTGAGGTGATTTATCCCTCAGTGAGTTTTAATCATACCCTTTCTGGTTTTCGCTCCTTGGCTTATGGTCACCGCTTGCTATTGAGTTGTCATCGAGAACATCGGTTTTCGGTCAACGAGCAATACGATATGCAAAGTCTTTTTTCATTGTTGACGGATTGGGCAAACCAGCAATTGAGTCTTTACCATATGCAGCAAAGTTTGCTTAGATGCCGTGATGTTAATGTCGCAATGGAAGCGCTCACCGAGACCGAATGGCAAGTGTTACTGCTGCTTATCGAGGGCTACGATGGGGCCGAAATAGCTTGCTTGCGGAATAAGTCGAAAGAAACAATACGTAGTCAGATTAAGTCTTTATTGCGTAAAACGGGCTCACGTAATCAAAATCAACTGATCGCTCGTTACTTTACCGAACCTCATTTATTTCAAGGTTAA